One genomic window of Trichlorobacter lovleyi includes the following:
- a CDS encoding FKBP-type peptidyl-prolyl cis-trans isomerase, protein MAGITKNTVVTLDYTVTDIDGMPVDEGQEPLSYLHGGYDDVFPQIEAALEGKSAGDSIIINLQPAEAFGEYDADLVRIESVDAFNEEVKVGMQLEQTENGHDLLFTVTDVAEGKVVLDGNHPLAGMALVFEGTVISVRPASEREIRAGKSMATVR, encoded by the coding sequence ATGGCGGGAATTACAAAAAACACCGTTGTTACCCTTGATTATACTGTTACCGATATTGATGGTATGCCTGTTGATGAGGGGCAGGAACCGCTCAGTTATCTGCATGGCGGCTATGATGATGTCTTTCCGCAGATTGAGGCGGCCCTGGAGGGCAAGTCGGCAGGTGATAGCATCATAATCAATCTGCAGCCGGCTGAGGCCTTTGGTGAATATGATGCCGATCTGGTGCGGATTGAATCTGTCGATGCCTTCAATGAAGAGGTGAAAGTCGGCATGCAGCTGGAACAGACTGAAAACGGCCATGATCTGCTCTTTACGGTGACGGATGTTGCTGAAGGCAAGGTGGTACTGGATGGCAACCATCCCCTGGCCGGGATGGCCCTGGTGTTTGAAGGCACGGTGATCAGTGTGCGTCCTGCCAGCGAAAGGGAGATCAGGGCCGGGAAGAGCATGGCAACGGTCCGTTAG
- a CDS encoding rhomboid family intramembrane serine protease — protein MELDDGHGSETVPPGEWKPLLPEEVAAGARYSAVWAVVLAAKGIPYRLEPEHDRWRLLVPEEQLVTAMQEIVLYEDENRNWPPLPPQRPTLDAGTYTTLSVLVLLAAFHNLIRSDLITVAGSYPDWFSNGMMQSAKIMDGEWWRLITSLTLHADLSHLLGNLCIGGVFVVLLCRELGTGLGWTLLLGAGLLGNLANGYLQPATHSSIGASTAVFGAVGILAGLSVRRYSQLKKRRWAVPVATALSLLVLVGSEGKNTDVGAHFFGLLAGLLLGLLTEVLIGRYGYPGRFLNLLLAVCSCLLVVTAWWYALQL, from the coding sequence ATGGAGCTGGATGACGGTCATGGCAGCGAAACAGTCCCGCCGGGGGAGTGGAAGCCGCTTCTACCGGAGGAAGTTGCTGCCGGTGCCCGGTATTCGGCGGTTTGGGCGGTGGTGCTGGCAGCCAAGGGGATTCCGTACCGCCTGGAGCCTGAACATGACCGCTGGCGGCTGCTGGTGCCGGAGGAACAGCTGGTAACCGCGATGCAGGAGATAGTGCTCTACGAAGATGAAAACCGCAACTGGCCGCCGTTGCCGCCCCAACGACCGACACTGGATGCCGGTACCTATACCACCCTTTCAGTCCTGGTCCTGCTCGCAGCATTCCACAATCTTATCCGTTCCGATCTGATAACCGTTGCCGGCAGTTACCCGGACTGGTTCTCAAACGGCATGATGCAGTCGGCAAAAATCATGGACGGGGAATGGTGGCGGCTGATTACCTCCCTGACGCTGCATGCCGATCTGTCGCATCTCTTGGGCAATCTCTGTATCGGTGGGGTATTTGTTGTCCTGCTCTGCCGGGAGCTGGGAACTGGGCTGGGCTGGACCCTGTTGCTGGGGGCCGGTCTGCTCGGCAATCTTGCCAACGGATATCTGCAGCCTGCTACGCATAGTTCGATCGGCGCCTCCACCGCCGTGTTCGGCGCGGTCGGTATTCTGGCCGGCCTCAGTGTGCGGCGCTACAGCCAACTGAAGAAACGGCGCTGGGCCGTGCCTGTGGCTACAGCGCTTTCACTGCTTGTCCTGGTCGGCAGTGAAGGGAAAAACACCGATGTAGGTGCCCATTTCTTCGGCCTTTTGGCAGGGCTGCTGCTGGGACTGCTCACCGAGGTCTTGATTGGCCGTTATGGCTATCCCGGCCGCTTTCTGAATCTGCTGCTGGCGGTATGCAGCTGTCTGCTTGTCGTAACCGCCTGGTGGTATGCCCTGCAGCTATAG
- a CDS encoding rhomboid family intramembrane serine protease, with translation MTQRAILCPRCRRLIGSDETVCSWCGTSRSSAWWQLIHWTRGGMEGDWTVKALISINIVYFALSLLLSISNGAAGGLLSPGQDSLLLLGATGTYPIDHSGSYWTLLSANYLHGGILHLLFNLMALRQLAPRVINEYGSSRMLTIYTLGGVAGYVVSYLAGVMFTIGASAAVCSLMGALLYYGKSRGGSYGNSVYREVSGWLISIFLFGLLFPGINNWGHGGGIAGGIILGAVLGYLERRRENNVDRAVALICGLATIAVLGWAAIRAAAYLLAPAV, from the coding sequence ATGACACAGCGGGCTATACTTTGTCCACGCTGCAGGCGGCTGATCGGCAGCGATGAGACGGTCTGTTCATGGTGCGGCACCTCCCGTTCATCAGCCTGGTGGCAGCTTATCCACTGGACACGGGGCGGCATGGAGGGGGACTGGACTGTCAAGGCCCTGATCTCGATCAACATTGTCTATTTCGCGCTCTCTCTGCTGCTCAGCATCAGCAACGGGGCCGCGGGCGGCTTGTTATCCCCGGGCCAGGACAGCCTGCTGCTGCTGGGGGCAACCGGCACCTATCCCATTGATCACTCCGGCAGCTACTGGACCCTGCTCAGCGCCAATTACCTGCACGGCGGTATTCTGCATCTGCTGTTCAACCTCATGGCCTTAAGGCAGCTGGCACCCCGGGTCATCAACGAGTACGGCAGCAGCCGTATGCTCACCATCTACACCCTGGGTGGTGTTGCCGGGTACGTGGTCTCCTATCTGGCGGGGGTCATGTTTACGATTGGCGCTTCAGCAGCGGTCTGCAGCCTGATGGGAGCCCTGCTTTACTACGGGAAAAGCCGGGGAGGGTCCTACGGCAATTCGGTCTACCGTGAAGTCAGTGGCTGGCTGATCAGTATCTTTCTGTTTGGTCTGCTATTTCCCGGCATAAATAACTGGGGGCACGGTGGCGGTATTGCCGGTGGCATCATACTTGGCGCAGTCCTTGGCTACCTTGAACGCAGACGTGAAAACAACGTTGACCGGGCTGTTGCCCTCATCTGTGGTCTGGCCACCATTGCTGTTCTGGGCTGGGCCGCAATACGGGCTGCTGCCTACCTGCTGGCTCCGGCTGTCTGA
- a CDS encoding D-2-hydroxyacid dehydrogenase, translating to MQITNLLINLQNKAVAAFSNNPCHIERIREALPGSCITVAEGKTDFLEKLPAAECALVWSFRPEWYKLAPQLKAVFTPAAGHDWVAADPSGRVRTFYGSFHGRIMRESLLSMMLYFNRRIGKTLEDQKRGVWGRNDYSSCVALFSQQVLIVGCGALGRSMAELLKAFGARVIGVRRTVSGELPACIDRMITFDRLEQELPRADHVVLLLPGEKETDGIITRRHFAAMKPGAFLYNLGRGNCYREEDLLAALNHGPLAGAGLDVFADEPLPSSSPLWEQHNLLVTPHASAVSREYIDLFIEEWLERLRGLA from the coding sequence ATGCAGATAACCAATCTCCTCATCAACCTGCAGAACAAGGCGGTAGCCGCCTTTTCCAACAACCCATGCCATATCGAGCGTATCCGGGAGGCCCTTCCGGGCAGTTGTATCACGGTTGCCGAGGGAAAAACCGACTTTCTGGAGAAGCTTCCTGCAGCTGAGTGTGCCCTGGTCTGGTCGTTCAGGCCGGAGTGGTACAAACTGGCCCCGCAGCTGAAAGCTGTCTTTACCCCCGCTGCCGGGCATGACTGGGTGGCGGCAGATCCCTCTGGCAGGGTGAGGACCTTTTACGGCAGCTTTCATGGCCGTATCATGCGTGAAAGCCTGCTTTCGATGATGCTGTATTTCAACCGCAGGATCGGGAAAACCCTTGAGGATCAGAAACGGGGAGTGTGGGGACGGAATGACTACAGCAGCTGTGTGGCGCTCTTCAGCCAGCAGGTGCTGATCGTTGGTTGCGGTGCGCTGGGGCGATCCATGGCGGAGTTGCTGAAGGCGTTCGGTGCACGAGTCATCGGGGTCAGACGTACTGTCTCAGGGGAGCTTCCGGCCTGTATCGATCGCATGATCACCTTTGACCGGCTTGAGCAGGAGCTTCCCCGGGCCGACCATGTGGTACTGCTGCTTCCGGGTGAAAAGGAGACGGATGGTATCATTACCAGGCGACACTTCGCTGCGATGAAGCCGGGGGCGTTCCTGTATAATCTGGGACGCGGCAATTGCTACCGGGAGGAAGACCTTCTGGCGGCCCTCAACCATGGCCCCCTTGCAGGAGCCGGGCTGGATGTCTTTGCCGATGAACCGCTGCCTTCCTCATCCCCCTTGTGGGAACAGCACAATCTGCTTGTCACGCCGCATGCCAGTGCTGTCAGCCGGGAATACATCGATCTCTTTATAGAGGAGTGGCTGGAGCGGCTCCGGGGGCTTGCATGA
- a CDS encoding integration host factor subunit alpha: MTKTDLVEKLQASIGLSRKDAAAMLESVFAIMKESLEAGETIKISGFGSFVVSQKAARRGRNPQTGEAITIEARKVLTFKPGSVLRDAINGEAV; this comes from the coding sequence ATGACCAAAACAGACTTAGTAGAGAAACTACAGGCCAGCATCGGTCTGTCCAGAAAAGATGCCGCTGCCATGCTGGAATCCGTTTTTGCCATTATGAAAGAGTCGCTGGAAGCGGGCGAGACCATCAAGATATCCGGTTTCGGCAGTTTTGTTGTCAGCCAGAAGGCTGCACGCCGTGGGCGTAACCCGCAGACCGGTGAGGCAATCACGATTGAGGCCCGTAAGGTACTCACGTTCAAGCCCGGTTCGGTACTGCGTGACGCCATCAACGGCGAGGCTGTATAG